In Rhodanobacter denitrificans, a single window of DNA contains:
- a CDS encoding endonuclease domain-containing protein: protein MKRQNVDRARGLRQAMTDAEQKLWFHLRNRKLNGHKFRCQHEIDHYIVDFVCSEAMLIVELDGGQHAEQVGYDERRTRYLQAKGYRVLRFWNNEALMNIEGVLGVILEVVASPAPYPSPLPAGERGHVAAESEE from the coding sequence GTGAAACGCCAGAACGTCGACCGGGCACGTGGTCTGCGCCAAGCCATGACCGATGCCGAGCAGAAGCTTTGGTTCCATTTGCGCAACCGGAAGTTGAATGGCCACAAATTCCGCTGCCAACATGAGATCGATCATTACATCGTTGATTTTGTTTGCAGTGAGGCCATGCTGATCGTTGAACTGGATGGCGGCCAGCATGCGGAACAGGTCGGGTACGACGAGCGCCGCACCCGGTATCTGCAAGCCAAGGGATACCGCGTGCTGCGTTTCTGGAACAATGAGGCGCTGATGAATATCGAAGGCGTGCTCGGGGTGATTCTGGAGGTCGTCGCCAGCCCGGCCCCTTACCCCAGCCCTCTCCCCGCAGGGGAGAGGGGGCACGTCGCGGCAGAGAGTGAAGAATGA
- a CDS encoding bifunctional aspartate kinase/diaminopimelate decarboxylase, with translation MKFGGTSVATLPRWQNICELVASRRAEGARVLVVVSALTGITDALKQLCGEGEQDKRKAAAGAIAQRHYDLLEHMQLALPDTLGSRLSDLAALAADGPAPRGELAWQAQVQAHGELMSSALGAAFLSHSGLPTQWLDARECLAAVALPNQNERTRLLSAMVEAKPDPALNARLAALGEVFITQGFIARETHGRTVLLGRGGSDTSAAYFGALLKAQRVEIWTDVAGMFTANPRQVPGARLLQRLDYEEAQEIASTGAKVLHPRCLSPLREPRVPLLIKDTNRPELDGTVIGPEVRAHAPSVKAISARKGITLVSMESVGMWQQVGFLADVFAHFKTHGLSVDLIGSAETNVTVSLDPTENLLDSDAIAALASDLAKVCRVKVIAPCAAITLVGRGMRSLLHTLSGVLAEFGQLRVHLISQSSNNLNLTFVVDEEVVDALLPHLHDLLIGAGALRTDDSVLFGPSWQMLYGGGDIVPAVPAWWRVAQRPRLLELAAAATPRYVYHLPTVRQQAHELKSLAAVDRLHYAVKANTHPAILRTLAAEGFAFECVSPGELEAVSAVVPASVPLLFTPNFAPRRDYVRALATRASVTLDALHPLQHWGELFRGREIVLRVDLGRGLGHHEKVRTGGSASKFGLPLDQLPTFLQLADAHGVAVRGLHAHLGSGVLDVAHWGEVYAQLASLAERIASVVFLNIGGGLGVPAHPGEASLGIAALDRALREVKAAYPQYQLWMEPGRYLVADAGVLLTRVTQLKDKGGFRYLGVDTGMNSLIRPALYDAWHKIVNLSRLGEPATALYQVVGPICESGDVLGTDRRLPEAAEGDVILIAQAGAYGKVMSSHYNLRDEADEVIID, from the coding sequence ATGAAGTTCGGCGGCACCAGTGTCGCCACGCTTCCCCGCTGGCAGAACATCTGCGAACTGGTCGCCAGCCGCCGCGCCGAAGGGGCGCGCGTGCTGGTGGTGGTTTCCGCGCTGACCGGCATCACCGACGCGCTGAAACAGCTGTGCGGCGAGGGCGAACAGGACAAACGCAAGGCGGCGGCCGGCGCGATCGCGCAACGTCACTACGACTTGCTGGAGCACATGCAGCTGGCGTTGCCGGACACGCTCGGCTCGCGCCTGTCCGACCTGGCTGCGCTGGCCGCCGACGGCCCCGCGCCGCGCGGCGAGCTGGCCTGGCAGGCGCAGGTGCAGGCGCACGGCGAGCTGATGTCCAGCGCGCTCGGCGCCGCCTTCCTCAGCCACAGCGGCCTGCCCACGCAATGGCTGGATGCGCGCGAGTGCCTGGCGGCGGTGGCGCTGCCGAACCAGAACGAGCGCACCCGGCTGCTGTCGGCGATGGTCGAGGCGAAGCCCGATCCGGCGCTGAACGCACGCCTGGCCGCACTCGGCGAGGTGTTCATCACCCAGGGCTTCATCGCGCGCGAAACGCATGGCCGCACCGTGCTGCTCGGCCGCGGCGGCTCGGATACCTCGGCCGCCTATTTCGGCGCCTTGCTGAAGGCGCAGCGGGTGGAGATCTGGACCGACGTGGCCGGCATGTTCACCGCCAACCCGCGCCAGGTGCCGGGCGCGCGCCTGCTGCAGCGGCTGGATTACGAGGAGGCGCAGGAAATCGCCTCCACCGGTGCCAAGGTCTTGCACCCGCGCTGCCTGTCGCCGTTGCGCGAGCCGCGCGTGCCGCTGCTGATCAAGGACACCAACCGCCCCGAACTCGACGGCACCGTGATCGGTCCGGAAGTGCGCGCGCACGCGCCCAGCGTCAAGGCGATCAGCGCGCGCAAGGGCATCACCCTGGTCTCGATGGAGTCGGTGGGGATGTGGCAGCAGGTCGGTTTCCTCGCCGACGTGTTCGCGCATTTCAAGACGCACGGCCTGTCGGTGGACCTGATCGGTTCGGCCGAGACCAACGTTACCGTGTCGCTCGATCCCACCGAGAACCTGCTCGACTCCGACGCGATCGCCGCGCTGGCCTCGGACCTGGCCAAGGTGTGCCGGGTCAAGGTGATCGCGCCGTGCGCGGCGATCACCCTGGTCGGCCGCGGCATGCGCTCGCTGCTGCACACCTTGTCCGGCGTGCTGGCCGAGTTCGGCCAGCTGCGCGTGCACCTGATCTCGCAGTCGTCGAACAACCTCAACCTCACCTTCGTGGTGGACGAGGAAGTGGTCGATGCGCTGCTGCCGCATCTGCACGACCTGCTGATCGGCGCCGGCGCGCTGCGCACCGACGACAGCGTGCTGTTCGGTCCGAGCTGGCAGATGCTGTATGGCGGCGGCGACATCGTTCCCGCCGTGCCGGCATGGTGGCGCGTCGCGCAGCGGCCGCGCCTGCTGGAACTGGCCGCGGCGGCCACGCCGCGCTATGTCTACCACCTGCCCACGGTGCGCCAGCAGGCACACGAACTGAAGTCGCTGGCGGCGGTGGACCGGCTGCACTACGCGGTGAAGGCGAACACCCACCCGGCCATCCTGCGCACGCTGGCGGCGGAGGGCTTCGCGTTCGAGTGCGTGTCACCGGGCGAGCTGGAAGCGGTCAGTGCGGTGGTGCCGGCGTCGGTGCCGCTGCTGTTCACGCCGAACTTCGCGCCGCGCAGGGACTACGTCCGGGCGCTTGCCACCCGCGCCAGCGTCACGCTGGACGCGCTGCATCCGCTGCAGCACTGGGGCGAGCTGTTCCGCGGTCGCGAGATCGTGTTGCGGGTCGACCTGGGCCGCGGCCTGGGTCATCACGAAAAGGTGCGTACCGGCGGCAGCGCCAGCAAGTTCGGCCTGCCGCTGGATCAGTTGCCGACATTCCTGCAGCTGGCCGATGCGCATGGCGTGGCCGTGCGCGGCCTGCACGCGCATCTTGGCTCGGGCGTGCTCGACGTCGCGCATTGGGGCGAGGTGTATGCGCAGCTGGCCAGCCTGGCCGAGCGCATCGCCAGCGTGGTGTTCCTCAACATCGGCGGCGGCCTCGGCGTGCCGGCGCACCCGGGCGAGGCGTCGCTGGGCATCGCCGCGCTCGACCGTGCGCTGCGCGAGGTCAAGGCGGCCTATCCGCAGTACCAGTTGTGGATGGAGCCGGGCCGCTACCTGGTCGCCGACGCCGGCGTGCTGCTGACGCGGGTGACCCAGCTGAAGGACAAGGGCGGCTTCCGCTATCTCGGCGTGGACACCGGCATGAACAGCCTGATCCGCCCCGCGCTGTACGATGCCTGGCACAAGATCGTCAACCTGAGCCGGCTCGGTGAACCGGCCACCGCGCTGTACCAGGTGGTCGGCCCGATCTGTGAGTCCGGCGACGTGCTCGGCACCGACCGCCGATTGCCCGAGGCGGCCGAGGGCGACGTGATCCTGATCGCGCAGGCCGGTGCCTACGGCAAGGTGATGTCCTCGCACTACAACCTGCGTGACGAGGCCGACGAAGTCATCATCGACTGA
- a CDS encoding fumarate hydratase: MTAIKQADLIQSVADALQYISYYHPVDYIKSLAAAYEREESPAAKDAMAQILINSRMAAEGHRPLCQDTGIVTVFLKVGMNVRWDDATMSLEDMANEGVRRAYLDPDNKLRASVLADPAGKRVNTKDNTPSVVNMSIVPGDTVEVIVAAKGGGSEAKSKFAMLNPSDSIVDWVLKTVPTMGAGWCPPGMLGLGIGGTAEKAMLMAKEALMESIDIQELIARGPANRAEELRIELYEKVNALGIGAQGLGGLTTVLDVKVKDFPTHAANLPVAMIPNCAATRHAHFVLDGSGPVMLDPPSLEDWPKLTYDASKGRRVNLDTVTRDDVAGWKPGETLLLNGKLLTGRDAAHKRMVEMLDRGEPLPVDFNGRFIYYVGPVDPVREEVVGPAGPTTATRMDKFTEQVLAQTGLLGMVGKAERGPAAIEAIKKHRSVYLMAVGGAAYLVSKAIKASRVVGFADLGMEAIYEFTVEDMPVTVAVDSGGSSVHQTGPREWQARIGKIPVFIK; this comes from the coding sequence ATGACCGCCATCAAACAAGCAGACCTGATCCAGTCCGTCGCCGACGCGCTGCAGTACATCAGCTACTACCACCCGGTCGACTACATCAAGAGCCTCGCCGCCGCGTACGAGCGCGAGGAGTCGCCCGCCGCGAAGGATGCGATGGCGCAGATCCTGATCAACTCGCGGATGGCCGCCGAAGGCCACCGGCCGCTGTGCCAGGATACCGGCATCGTCACCGTGTTCCTGAAAGTGGGCATGAACGTGCGCTGGGACGACGCCACCATGAGTCTGGAGGACATGGCCAACGAAGGCGTGCGCCGCGCGTACCTGGACCCGGACAACAAGCTGCGCGCCAGCGTGCTGGCCGACCCGGCGGGCAAGCGCGTCAACACCAAGGACAACACGCCGTCGGTGGTCAACATGTCGATCGTGCCGGGCGACACGGTCGAGGTGATCGTGGCGGCCAAGGGCGGCGGCTCCGAGGCGAAGTCGAAATTCGCCATGCTCAACCCGTCCGACTCGATCGTCGACTGGGTGCTGAAGACCGTGCCCACCATGGGCGCCGGCTGGTGCCCGCCGGGCATGCTTGGGCTGGGCATCGGCGGCACCGCCGAGAAGGCGATGCTGATGGCGAAGGAGGCGCTGATGGAGTCGATCGACATCCAGGAACTGATCGCGCGCGGCCCCGCCAATCGCGCCGAGGAACTGCGCATCGAGCTGTACGAGAAGGTCAACGCGCTGGGCATCGGCGCGCAGGGCCTGGGCGGCCTGACCACCGTGCTCGACGTCAAGGTGAAGGATTTCCCGACCCACGCGGCGAACCTGCCGGTGGCGATGATCCCGAACTGCGCCGCCACCCGCCACGCGCACTTCGTGCTGGACGGCTCCGGCCCGGTGATGCTCGACCCGCCGTCGCTGGAGGATTGGCCCAAGCTCACCTACGACGCGTCCAAGGGCCGCCGGGTGAACCTCGACACCGTGACCCGGGACGACGTCGCCGGCTGGAAACCGGGCGAGACCCTGCTGCTCAACGGCAAGCTGCTCACCGGCCGCGACGCCGCGCACAAGCGCATGGTCGAGATGCTCGACCGGGGCGAGCCGCTGCCGGTGGATTTCAACGGCCGCTTCATCTACTACGTCGGCCCGGTCGATCCGGTGCGCGAGGAGGTGGTCGGCCCGGCCGGCCCGACCACCGCCACGCGCATGGACAAGTTCACCGAGCAGGTGCTGGCGCAGACCGGCCTGCTCGGCATGGTCGGCAAGGCCGAGCGCGGCCCCGCCGCGATCGAGGCGATCAAGAAGCACCGCTCGGTGTACCTGATGGCCGTGGGCGGCGCCGCGTACCTCGTTTCCAAGGCGATCAAGGCCTCGCGCGTGGTCGGCTTCGCGGACCTGGGCATGGAGGCGATCTACGAGTTCACCGTCGAGGACATGCCGGTGACCGTGGCGGTCGACTCGGGCGGCAGCTCGGTGCACCAGACCGGCCCGCGCGAATGGCAGGCCAGGATCGGCAAGATCCCCGTGTTTATCAAGTAA
- a CDS encoding outer membrane beta-barrel protein, with protein MISGHQSTKKIGSFPINKILTAALGAALVVASAAAAAAETQGAFFINAAVGQAQYHVGRSAGQGYSVDDKDTAGALRFGYAWNVGNGFNLGVEGGYADLGKVVARYSYSDGSTIRTGVHAKGWLLGGNAKYNFAGPWYATARAGWFRSEADASYRYSEPGYTEYASGSAHGDGWYGGVGVGYDFAPNFSLGLNYDNYHAKARYNQASIGGNVGTYMLTAEYRF; from the coding sequence ATGATCAGCGGCCATCAATCAACGAAAAAAATAGGGAGTTTCCCCATTAACAAGATCCTGACCGCCGCCCTCGGCGCGGCGCTGGTCGTGGCGTCCGCCGCGGCCGCCGCCGCCGAAACCCAAGGCGCGTTCTTCATCAATGCCGCCGTCGGCCAGGCGCAATACCACGTCGGCCGTAGCGCCGGCCAGGGCTACTCGGTGGACGACAAGGACACCGCCGGCGCCCTGCGCTTCGGCTATGCCTGGAACGTCGGCAACGGTTTCAACCTCGGCGTCGAAGGCGGCTACGCGGACCTGGGCAAGGTCGTCGCCCGCTACAGCTACAGCGACGGAAGCACGATCCGGACCGGCGTCCATGCCAAGGGCTGGCTGCTCGGCGGCAATGCCAAGTACAACTTCGCCGGTCCGTGGTACGCAACGGCCCGTGCCGGCTGGTTCCGCTCGGAAGCGGACGCCAGCTACCGCTACAGCGAGCCGGGCTATACCGAGTACGCCAGCGGCAGTGCCCATGGCGACGGCTGGTATGGCGGCGTGGGCGTGGGTTACGACTTCGCACCCAACTTCAGCCTCGGTCTGAACTACGACAACTACCACGCCAAGGCCCGGTACAACCAGGCCTCGATCGGCGGCAATGTGGGCACCTACATGCTGACGGCCGAGTACCGATTCTGA
- a CDS encoding PhzF family phenazine biosynthesis protein, producing MPIFSFLQLDVFASRLLEGNPLAVVVDAEGLDEATMQCIARWTNLSETAFLLPPSSAAADYRVRIFTPRQELPFAGHPSVGSAYAAIESGLVAAGKSALVQECAAGLLPVRVEGDGRDRVIHVQAPPAALRAVSAAQPSTLGRAVHAELAEEQSCLIDNGPLWFVCDLREEAAVRQLQPDLAAIGALCEAAGAVGVSVFGRQRSGGASMAVRAFCPADGIPEDPVTGSANAAIMAWLGERDGRDGYGLRYRASQGREVDRDGYVEVERDPASGAVTIGGACAIGVRGELQID from the coding sequence ATGCCGATCTTTTCGTTTCTGCAACTGGACGTTTTCGCCAGCCGCCTGCTCGAGGGCAACCCGCTGGCCGTGGTGGTCGACGCCGAGGGGCTGGACGAAGCGACCATGCAGTGCATCGCGCGCTGGACCAACCTGTCCGAAACCGCCTTCCTGCTGCCGCCGAGCAGCGCCGCGGCGGACTACCGCGTACGCATCTTCACCCCGCGCCAGGAGCTGCCGTTCGCCGGCCATCCCAGCGTGGGCAGCGCGTACGCCGCGATCGAGTCCGGCCTGGTCGCCGCCGGCAAGAGCGCGCTGGTGCAGGAATGTGCGGCCGGACTGCTGCCGGTGCGGGTCGAAGGCGATGGCCGCGACAGGGTCATCCACGTGCAGGCACCGCCGGCCGCGCTGCGCGCAGTCAGCGCGGCCCAGCCCAGCACGCTCGGCCGGGCCGTGCACGCCGAGCTGGCGGAAGAGCAGTCGTGCCTGATCGACAACGGCCCGTTGTGGTTCGTCTGCGACCTGCGCGAGGAAGCCGCGGTACGCCAGCTCCAGCCGGACCTGGCGGCGATCGGCGCGCTGTGCGAAGCCGCTGGCGCGGTCGGCGTCAGCGTGTTCGGCCGGCAGCGCTCGGGCGGGGCGAGCATGGCGGTGCGCGCGTTCTGCCCGGCCGACGGCATTCCCGAAGATCCGGTCACCGGCAGCGCCAACGCGGCGATCATGGCGTGGCTGGGCGAGCGCGACGGGCGCGACGGCTACGGCCTGCGCTACCGCGCCAGCCAGGGCCGCGAGGTCGACCGCGACGGCTACGTCGAGGTCGAGCGCGATCCGGCCAGCGGCGCCGTCACCATCGGCGGCGCCTGCGCGATCGGCGTGCGCGGCGAACTGCAGATCGACTGA
- a CDS encoding outer membrane protein yields MKKYMQAAVAAVAMAVVSSGAFAADQGAFFINGNLGQSHFHDRGFSDRSDTSGALRAGYSWQGETADFGIETGYVDLGKASGSVAIGTTVVGFSAKAKGPLLGVNGRYKFRNKMYISGRAGWFHTKMDMNTGGFGSGSYNGDGTYAGVGVGYDATQHFSLGVGFDNYHGRIKFNGRKYGESIGVFSGFAEYRF; encoded by the coding sequence ATGAAAAAGTACATGCAGGCAGCCGTCGCCGCCGTGGCGATGGCAGTGGTTTCCAGCGGCGCATTCGCCGCCGACCAGGGGGCATTCTTCATCAACGGAAATTTGGGCCAGTCGCATTTCCACGACAGAGGCTTCAGCGACCGCAGTGACACCAGCGGCGCACTGCGCGCCGGCTACAGCTGGCAGGGCGAGACCGCCGATTTCGGCATCGAGACCGGCTATGTCGACCTCGGAAAGGCCAGTGGCAGTGTCGCGATCGGCACCACCGTCGTCGGTTTCAGCGCCAAGGCCAAGGGGCCGCTGCTTGGCGTCAATGGCCGCTACAAGTTCCGCAACAAGATGTACATCTCGGGTCGCGCTGGCTGGTTCCACACCAAGATGGACATGAACACCGGAGGCTTTGGTTCGGGCAGCTACAACGGCGACGGCACCTATGCCGGCGTCGGCGTGGGCTACGACGCCACCCAGCACTTCAGCCTGGGCGTGGGTTTCGACAACTATCACGGCCGCATCAAATTCAATGGCCGCAAGTACGGCGAGAGCATTGGCGTGTTCTCCGGTTTCGCCGAGTACCGCTTCTGA